The genomic stretch GTAAAAGTTAAGTACCCTATAAGACCTTGcaaatctatagggcagatgtttctgtggccagcacaacgactaaccacctttacctttctgcaactaatgtcaggtacacattagagttgggtggattctgGCATCCTCAAAATCCCAAGGCTTTTCCAGGAATTGAACCTGAGACCCCtgggtttggaagccaaacgcgTTACCACTCAACCACAATGCCCCCAAATTTTAGCTGTGGACGTTAAAAACTTCTACTGCTTAAAAAACCACATGTATGGAtaacaatttaaattttttcaagcaaaaatgttattataataaataattgttaaatacCAAAATGTGACTAAAGAATAGTTCATGTATACATACACCTGATAATaaaaaataaggcttgtcttcgagtcagaagattaatgaggaatacaatATTTTCTGTCGATATGCAGtccagctatgacctacatattttgccacatccagggcaagcataaccatatACAGATGATAGAAATCCTAAAAAATGAcaacaaatcaaatattttgCAACAAAgtgtagtaatttttttttattcataaaaaaaaacattttccagtCAATATATTAGCAGAACATATTtcaaaaacaatacaataaatatttcatatttctaaacttaataaatacaattattcattttataaaatttttaaatagaaggctgaaattcaaaaatgtgaaaatgacatttaatatggctaacatttttttttatttatcaagaGACGCTCTATTTAGCTCAAGATAGTAACAAGGTCAAGGTACTTGGATTATGGACGCAAAAAACTCCCACCTCCCCTGACATTTATTATAAGCTTACTTAATATTAtacataacaaaaataattttaattgaacATGAACTGTGTAATTATCAATGTAAGCTGCATTGGGTCAGGCTTGTAAATAATGTGTAAGATGATAAGTTACAAAGCAAATTTgtttgatgaaaaaaaaggaaaatgcaAGCAAGGTTAAGAAAAGCTTAGACAACAGATTACTTCACCTTGCATGAAAGAGAACATATGGTATCTACTACTTTCTGATACACAGAGTGGATGTATTTCACAAAGGGCATGTCAGAAATTTTTCAGACTCTTATCACAGCTTAGCTCAAAGTGATGACAGATGTCTTGAAATGCTGTAGCAGATAGTGGCTTTTCATCTGTATTAATTAGGGGAAAATTTGGTCatatctgggggggggggggggggggggttaagctTAGAAAGAGCCAGAAATCTTTCCTAAACCTTGAGCTCAAAGACAATatctattataaaattataaaaaaaaaaggtatcaaGTGATATGTATTTTTTCCAAACAGAAAACGTAATTATCCAGAGCTCAAATCTGTTGACATGTAGAAATGTAGGAGCAATAGGACATACCTTTTACACTTCCTAATCAATATCTAAACAGAAAAAGTTCCTTAgcttagaaaaattattttggcATTTAAGTAATAATCAATTTGCAGAAAAACAAATGAACCAAAGAACACTTCCCTAAGATAACCAAAATTGAATGCAAGTATCAGAAATTCTTGTACTCATTTTGAACAATAGcacagaaaaataattaataacagaAAACTGACCTCTCCCATCTTTAAATATCATAGGCTAGGACACCTGTGGTATAAATCTCTATAGTAAGCCTTTACAGGAGGattaaagaaatacaaatattgATGTAAAAATGGGCAGATGGTATTTCATTGCACtttttgattcatttttttgtagTAATCTAGCATCAAGTTAATGAAACCAGCAACCATGTAATTGTTGTAGGATGTCAAAAACTGGACATATTTACGATCTGGAAAGGAAAAtataccaatatatatatatattaatagagTAAAAACATTAgaacttagatctagttatttctATGAAACTTGTTAGAATTTGttaaaatgacatttaaaaagaaaataattttttgattaTTAGAATGTAATCTAAAGGTTTGaaaactgaccatttaaaataaaGGCAAAACTGACTACTTCCAGCAAACACTCTGAAGTTGTTGAGGTCTCACTACAAAGTTGATCAGAAAGATCTCTCAAGTGTTGCCCAAGAGCAGGACATAGGTgttgaaactttgtaaaaaCGAACATTTGATGTAGCCATAGATTTGGATGACACTTCACTGACGTCTGAAGAAGATATCGACAATTAGTGCCACTGAAAAACATGCACTTTTTAAACAGATCAaagtttgaatttttatttagaatttttttaaatatttaaattttatttgattcTTAATTTTAAtgcacataaaaataaaataaaaaatactatatAAATAAAGTAAACCATGGGAAATAAATCATTACAATGTAATGCAATGAAGTACTAACGTATTTACAAATGCTATTCTACAAATCTTACTGATTCAAAAGATCTGGCCAAAGAATACACTAGACCTGCTGTCATTCTTGTCAGTGATAATGCTGTCAACAAGATCAGCTGACTGCCGTGCTTCAAGTGCTGTTGATTTAATAAATGCGCATTTTAACTCAAAATCTATTTTAATATGACAATATAGACATAAACATAATAAACGAAATATAATTTGGTGTCATATAACATGTTCTATCAATCTGGTACATTATGGACTattgtaaaatttttaaaaattttgcatCTCAAAAATCTTGCATAAGATATTGTAGCTAAGTGGAAAAACACTTGATGATGGCTCTGTGGTAGAAGACTAGCTGTAGGCTGAATGGTTATTTATActattcttataaaaaaaatcattctaaaCGTTTGGGGGGTTTTTTGttagaaagggaaaaaaaaattcatttttaaaataggttatttaaaaacaaagctttttttttttttttttttttttttaaagaatgttcaaaattaaaagtaaaactgcTTGCATTTAAAAACTAGaggtaataaaaaaatgaatggaaACAAATAGTTGAATGTGCAAATATCTACAGCTTTTAAATGAATCTTGATTTCATGAATCTTGATTGattaaacaataacaaatactGAACAATATGCTGATACCTTTAACACTTGAGTCACTGCAAATATGACATTCTTCCGAATCATTAACTCCTCATAGTCTGACTGAAATGGATTTTTAGCATCAACTTTACCAGGAGCTCGAGTCACATTGACAATTATATATCTGGCTGACCTTAAAGTAGCAGCTAAATCTTTATCATCAATGACATGCTGGACATTGAAATGACCACTGTCCACTTTGTTCATGAATGACTGATAAATAGGGAAAGTTGACTCAGTGCCTTGGTCCACATCCCAGAAAACTACAGTTGGACACACTTCACCTTTTTTGGACTGAAAAGATGAACTCCTATCGCTGTTTccaaaaggggaaataatttcAGAAAGCAATTGTCCAACCTCATTCACATGTTCTTGATAGCCCAGCTTTTTCATATTGCTTAACTGAAagttgaagagaaaaaaaatgttttaatcttgtACTTTACATTCCCAACTCATTTCAGAAATTAATTTGAGAGAATTACAGAACAGTAACTCCAATTAAGCTGGTATTCAActgtttttattacataatcAAGAATAATTATTTCCAGGCTCACATATTGTTCATATGTTTATATCATTACATAACATAAGACTTCACGGAAACAAGTCACATTTTCCCTGTTTTgtcatttgttggggaaagtagctggccacatgacaccctcattaaccgtgggccatctTCCCaatagattgtaaggtctgaaagggaaactattgtTAGACAAATGACATATCAAGATAAACAACTCTGCCTGCTCAAATAGTCATCAGTATTAAATAGTTTCACAAATATGTAGAACTTTATTCATGACAGTTCTTCTCTAATACTTTTGTATGAACTTATATTGACAGTTCTTCTCTAATACTTTGTATGAACTTATATTGACAGTTCTTCTCTAATACTTTTGTATGAACTTATATTGACAGAAGTTCTTCTCTAATACTTTTGTATGAACTTATATTGACAGAAGTTCTCTAATACTTTGTATGAACCTATATTGATAGAAGTTCTTCTTTAATACTTGTATGAGCTTTATTAATGACAGAAGTTCTTCTCTTAATACTTTGTATGAACTTCTATTGACAGAAGTTCTTCTCTAATACTTTGTATGAACTTATATTAGACTACTTCAAACTTACATCTGAGTTTGTCACCAGCATTGTCATGTCACTCATAAGAGCTGTATCACAAAGTCTGGAGTTTAAGATGAATGAGAATGGTCTCCCTTTCTCAACATCACTCCATTCGTCGAATTCTTCATCTTTGAAAACCTCTTGATTCTAATCAATGGGATCAATACAAACAATTACTTAGGGATCTACTAACACAATGCAACATTCATTATTCTAGATTTGCACAAATTAGTCTCTTAAAATTTCTTAAAACTTTCTATATCATTTTTCTCAACAAGGATCTCtgaatattttcaatgttattgtGTTAATTAACTCCAGATCCACTAATCTAATCCACAGTATAGTGTAAGATTTGGATGTGCAGGATTGAAATCACATGTTACATCAGGCAGGAAACTCATGTGAAGTATGCCCTCAAAAGTCAACTTACTCGTAATATTTTATCTGGACACATTAGATCATGGTGTTCTAAGTGTTCGATTCTCTCCTCCCAGGACATAGAACTCAGGTTCTGGCGCAAATAAAATGTCCCTTTcaaatgtttctgtggccactTTGACAGTGGCTGTAACTGATTGTTTTGTGGAATGTAAAAGCTTGATTTCTaaagtaaaaaatgaaaaagtatATAAAGGTTAGTTAATAAAGCCAGAAATAGATGCAATGATTTAATGGTGTCAAGCAAGTTTtttaatagtctttttttttaagactcaTCGTTATCTCTAGCAACTatgttattgtttaaaaatttaattatcttaTATTTTAGTATCTGGTGGTCTTCCAGATTTTTTATTTGCGTCAACATATAAACCTGCCATGAGAGTGGACAAACAATTTACAATTGTTACAGGAGTTGCTACCATGAGGCAacaacatatatgtatatatatatatatatatgtatatatttcattttttattctatagttggtaaaagactaagactaagcaGAAAGTTTCCTTGATGAATATCTTCTTATTTAGTTAACACAGACACAAAAAGACATTAGGACACTACAATAACAGATGACATGACATTATGACACTACAATAACAGATGACATGACATTATGACATTATGACACTACAATAACAGATTACATGACATTATGACATTCTTACATCTCTTTTATATTCAGATAGTCTTTTTGTTCTATGCCTGGCCTGAAAACGAGTTTTCTTCAAGAAGAGATCCAAGGCAAGCTTTTGTTTGGACTCAAGTTCCCTCTCAGCTTTCTGGCTGAAGTTCTCATACAGTGAAATATTGAACTCGATGGTGTCAGCCTGCCACTCAGAGAATAACTGACAACACTTCAGATGCTGCTGAAGAAACGCTGATGGGATATCATGTTTGAACTGTAAGGTCCCAGGCTTTTCATTATCTAAAAAAGACAATATACATAATCCAACTTTTGGtgaatgtattttaaattctaTAAAATACGCAATCTCTCAATAACAATTGTTTATTTAAGAGCAacagaatggctgcctggtcatgtgattGACACTGTCCCCTGCAGTCCAGaaaaaggtttgggctaggaaatAATAAACATTCCTCTCTGAAGGTGGAAGGAATCAAAACAGACAGCTATTAGACgaatttcaaaaaaagaagaaaaaaattaactcaCATCTAGCacatgcttgaaaaaaaaaaaaaaaggggagacaTGATTGTACTATTGAActatataccttttttttaaatattctaatgTTTATCTTAAAACATATGGTTTAAAATGTCACCAAATACAATactaaaataaatctttgaataTTCTATTTACATACACACAATAACTTCCAGAAGCTTCCACAATGTTTCTATCTTGACATTATTCCTGAAGTTCAAACAAACTAGATAGACTTCAGAGTTGCCACTCTTGCTAGTCGCTGGCTTTTTAGCATGAACCTAGTAAATACAATAagttatgttattaaaaagtcAACCTTTAGAATAATACATTTGAATACAAAAATTTCACATTGAACTGATCTTATTTGTTTCTACTAAAATGGTCACTTTTTGAACCCCTCCTCTCCTTTTTCAAATCTATGTCATGAAAGTCTACACAGGAATTTTAACTGATTGTATTAAACATTATGTGCATAAAATTAACTATACAGACAAATATATGTACGAATAAACATTAACACAACACAAACATTATATTATAGACCAGTTTTTGTCTAACATTTAAACAATATAGCAATTATATTATACAACTGTTACAGTAATAAAGGCTGTTGTCAAATGTCCTAGAACAGAAGTGAGCAAATTTTGGATCATGTGGTGTAATGAACTCAGTTATTCAAATTGCTTTGTCATAgcatgataaaaaaaacttgGCATTCCTGACAATACAGAGTTATCCATTCACTGTTTCAtccattaacccttaaaacgcgtgtggtagtttatttattgcaattccattttgtacgcacttattttaaaacagctcagcactttaagggttaaatcaATCAAATGAATGTAATGCTTACTGAATATTATACATGTTACTGAGGAAGTGGTCAGTCCAATTATAAAATGTAATGTTTAAATGTGAGATGTTGCAAATATTAAATAAAGTGACAATGCATAATTAGAGCTAGCACCACTTGTACTTGTCAGCATttgttgtaaatatatatatatatatgtgtatatggaACCTAGGTATATTTTTAAGAAGTGCAGAACTGTGTAGAAACAAATTAGTCCATCCCTACCCTAGAAAAAATATACGCCAAATTAATACCCATGAAACTATAGAAGCCCTCTAAGTTGATttatgagaaaaacaaaaatgtttaaatgttgcccaagtgttgtttttttttaattattttacaatttagaCTATATTACTTATTCCTCTGAAACTACCTTTATCTAGTTATTTGTAATGACACTTCAAATGTTTCAAACTGTCTCACAACTAacagggaggcgcggtggctgagcggtaaagcacttggcttctgaactggggacccgggttcaaatcctggtgaagactgggatttttaatttcgggatctttgggtgcctctgaatccacccagctctaatgggtacctgacattagttggggaaatgtaaaggcggttggtcgttgtgctggccacatgacaccctcgttaaccgtaggccacagaatcaggtgacctttacatcacctgccctatagaccacaaggtctgaaaagggaactttacttttttttacaactaacaTGACCTAACCAAAGGTCAAGTATGGATAAACTTTTGAGCTAGTCACTtgattttttagttgttttttttttaaacactaagCGCAGAAAAGTACTAAGCAAATATTACAatcatataaattatattttttacaaatatgtttttttattattacagtagATGCTATTGTAATAACAATCAATTTTCAAATTTAACATGGTTTTAAAAaggtattataatattaataacataGTAACATTTATTTACCTCCTTAAATAGAAGATTCAATAAGAACATTAATGCAACAGAGGCTGGTTCAAACAGAGTAAACACTTTGAGCACAAAGTTTCCACCTTTAGCCAACAGAAGGCAAGCAGCAATCAGCTCACAGTAATGCAGTCTGGATACTAAGGCTTCCTGCTCTGCTGGGTTAATCTGACAATCTCTGCTTCCATCTGCTGTGACCTGTTGTTAACAAAAGCCTAGCACAATTATTTGAAATGATAATAAAAGACAACAACAGAAATGAACCAAagtgtatcaaacaaaatgttcaataattaagttaatttaaaaaaaaagctagtaaTGACATATAGCCAGACCCTGACTATTTTACAATTGTTAAAATCAGATTAAAAGATGTTTCAGCTAATAATATAGTTTTAGTTCTATGTCTAATGAAATGCAGATATCAAATAATTGACAAAAATAGTGATGAAAAATACTGGctgagagaaaaaaatcacTCCTTGTGTTTAAAAGATGTTATTTAGAACTTAATGtttttagtataaaaaatactttaaaaataagacatagcttatattaagagtagttgtatcaattactttggatcagtcatgtaattaaatttgtaatagatctagactaacaataataattctatgtaattaaaactatttttaccaactgtttttgtttagcgcaatagcatgcgtttagctttctcaatatgatATGATCCTATCTatctaatttaaataatttttttgtcttttttataccaaaaaaatgtccatttctTGATCTTGTTTTACTTTGCTCATGTAGCTATGCAAATCTTCTAAGTAGCCTCGACAGGTTATGTCCCCTGAACCATCTCTACCAAAATACCATTGTGAATAAGTATGACGAATGAGGCGATCATCCGGGATGGTTGCATCCAATGAATTCCCTTCATAATAAGGGTTTAATGTTGTAGCTCTCCAGTCCCACATATGGCGAAATTCTGTACATAAATATTGGTGACATGAGATTAGCATTCtaacaaaaataacattttgCACACAACTATTGGTACATTTAGTAAGATCCCTTTATAAGCATTTACCAGAGATCATATGCATTTAAGTACTATTAATTAAAGCTGTTGATGTTAAAGCCcctaaaaattcttaaaattaaaatactatGTAAACATTggttaaatttaacaaaaaccattctgaaaacaaaaaacacaaagtttgaatttttaaagGCCTTGTATGAAATTGAAATCATTACAAACTATTGCAATGATTCATTCTTAGATattatctctgcctgtggtcccatCTGGGGAATAGGCCAGCAAGCAGCTTCCTCCAAGTGTCTCAGGTCTAgctgagtctctccaactgtgcCACATCtagcccatctgcttggcatctgcacCCAAATCACAGACTATCCACTCTTTCCTTTGGGGATCCAAGTGAGGGCTTGTCTTTTGATGTAGAATACAGGCTTGAGAAGGGTTGAGGTAGAGCAGCACTGTAAGAGCTATATACCAAATAGTGACAAGATGTCTTAAGGTTTAGAGAgcaacaaattaataaaaatacttactGGTATTTTGCAGGTGATAATTCAGACATGTTACGAAGGCACCAGGTGCTTCACACAGGTGTACAGAGAGGAATTTATTTTGTGGCACAAGACTGAAACTATTTAGTAACTCATAGAACTTAACCCAAGCTTGAGTACACAGCTCAACACCAGCATCTCTGAAAGATAATAAACTATTATATAATCCAGTCATTTCAGACCAGCATTTGCATTTTTCAAtagacaaaaaataatttttaaacctAGAAAAGCCAACTAGCCacttaaagaaagtaaaaaaaaatggtaagtGCTACTTTACATACATTGTCTTCTCCTCCTGCCTTTTCATATGCTTAAATTATATCAAGCACAAATAGAGATGTTTTTGTGGTAGTCAAATCTTAGCAGAAGTAAATCAGGGCTTATCTCAGTAACATAATGAACAGCCACTGTTAAAAAAATCCCTGATGTAAGTCATCTTAGAGACCAGGGTAGACTCAAAAATATGTTCAATTCTGAATAGAATAACTTTTCATCACAATATTAATTCTATCTTCTAACAAACAAATACTCATTTCAGCCTAAGTCATCAATTTGAAAGATTATTGTATACATAAGGCATTTACTTACTTGACATATGGAATAATGGCAGCCGCAAGGTTACACCTGGTTGTATGGTTATGCCATTCTTCTATATCTTTACTACTTAAtttatcttttatttcatttaaagtgTCTTTGAGGGTCAAGAGTTCAGAATCCTGAACTGTCTTTTCTGTTAGCACTGGATCTTCTGTTGTGattatcaaaaacaaaaaaaaaagcacattaataattaaaaaataatatttgccTTTCACTGCATACAGGTGTTAAATTTGCCATGCACACTGGTTGCACAATCAAGGCTATCAGCATTTTACagcataaatgtatttttttcttttcatggtTAGATTCTAATAATAGATTACTGAATAGTTCCGAAAATTCCAATACTGTTTATAGTTAAGATTCATAAACTCTTTTTTGATTCTCAAAAATATAGCATTTAATGCCCACAAAAATGTTATAAACATAGTATTTGTAACAATGCAAGTATGGaattattaaaatgaaataacaagTACAATGTAATAAGGGTTAGggtatcaaatatattttaaacttgattaaaatgtttttagtaACTTAAAGAACAACCCGGATAAATGTTGAGCAATATgctgcggtggctgagcggtaaagcgcttggcttccgaaccagggaccggggtttgaatcctggtaaagactgggatttttaatttcaggatcttcgggcgcctctgagtccacccagctctaatgggtacctgacattagttagggaaaagtaaaggcagttagtcgttgtgatggccacatgacacccttgttaaccgtaggccacagaaacagatgacaaaGGGGCAAAGGTGAACAACTGGcaccttaaccagtaagcttcgggggaggggggctaGCTAACCATctagaaggaaaactctgaaccCAAACTTGTACTGCCTTAAGGCTATGCGCAAACATaggaaaggctttgggagtcaaccctaaggaaaaattaggagctggtgacccttggGTCATTAGCAGtacacagtaggcctactacatgACAGAACCTGCAACACTACTTTACTGATCCCAAAGTGTATCAAGTATTTACCGTTCCTCTAGATGCAACGactgtgtgggtgacatcatTCTCACcacaacttatggccaagttttaaattagtaaaaataaatcattattaAAAAGATATTATTTACACCTTATATCTACTTTTAATTACATTCAAAGCTTGTACAAAGCTTAAtctttgaaatacaattttgtAAACCAAAAAAGGAActaatgttagaattatataaGACTGGTCACCTCCAACCCATGTTTCTATTAAATCATCATGAAATGCCAATGAATCAAAGCCAAATGACTTGTCAAAAAGACTTTCTACATCTTTCAAGTCATAAGAATGAGATAGATGGTCTAGTGTCTGGGAACATTTTGATGAATCGCTATCTCTCCAGTTTCTCTTGGCCATTGAAAATTTGTTTGGTTGAGCCGTGATGAAATATCAATCTTCATTTGCTCGTAATATTTTTGAGTGAAAACAATTGCATTTAATATTATGTGATGTTCAAAGCTGGTCTCTAGTTCTGTAGAAAGAAAAATTTCGCTAAATAtaattactgtataaaataattgtagattTATCAAATATACTCCAGAAAGcataaaatctataaatataattctcttcatggctcaacagtctggacaccaagaagtaatggaaagatcattcttttatttcttcaagtCAGACTACAGTTACCCAACGCAACttaagcagcaaaaaaaaaaaagggggggggggggggagaacaagtagtattcacccctCACTAAATAGCTGGGCCAGACTTAatcattgtgaccaagaagtcatggaaagatcactcttctATTTCTACAAGTCTGAATAGAGTTACCCCAAGTAACTTTtgcagcgaaaaaaaaaaaagagggggagggattacaagtaatctactctgtattcacccgtcactaaatagcatggCCAGACtcaaccattgtggggccctatgcaaaacgaaTTTCGCAggtcaagtttgggtagggatgcagataaaaagtgaaaattaagagtttgtattagaaaataaatttgtctttgcattttattcattctttactacgtacaaaattactttacgagccttgcatgtagtgatcatacagtatatcataaaaattcttcctacatagatcatgctcaatagcaagaattaccaaatgtttcaatctatcttcgagaattgttgacctcaagtaattcttcattagtttgaggtgcaagaagcttctttcatcaAATTCCAC from Biomphalaria glabrata chromosome 9, xgBioGlab47.1, whole genome shotgun sequence encodes the following:
- the LOC106063510 gene encoding cap-specific mRNA (nucleoside-2'-O-)-methyltransferase 2-like, which encodes MAKRNWRDSDSSKCSQTLDHLSHSYDLKDVESLFDKSFGFDSLAFHDDLIETWVGEDPVLTEKTVQDSELLTLKDTLNEIKDKLSSKDIEEWHNHTTRCNLAAAIIPYVKDAGVELCTQAWVKFYELLNSFSLVPQNKFLSVHLCEAPGAFVTCLNYHLQNTKFRHMWDWRATTLNPYYEGNSLDATIPDDRLIRHTYSQWYFGRDGSGDITCRGYLEDLHSYMSKVKQDQEMDIFLVTADGSRDCQINPAEQEALVSRLHYCELIAACLLLAKGGNFVLKVFTLFEPASVALMFLLNLLFKEVHAKKPATSKSGNSEVYLVCLNFRNNVKIETLWKLLEVIVYNEKPGTLQFKHDIPSAFLQQHLKCCQLFSEWQADTIEFNISLYENFSQKAERELESKQKLALDLFLKKTRFQARHRTKRLSEYKRDKSSFYIPQNNQLQPLSKWPQKHLKGTFYLRQNLSSMSWEERIEHLEHHDLMCPDKILRNQEVFKDEEFDEWSDVEKGRPFSFILNSRLCDTALMSDMTMLVTNSDLSNMKKLGYQEHVNEVGQLLSEIISPFGNSDRSSSFQSKKGEVCPTVVFWDVDQGTESTFPIYQSFMNKVDSGHFNVQHVIDDKDLAATLRSARYIIVNVTRAPGKVDAKNPFQSDYEELMIRKNVIFAVTQVLKHLKHGSQLILLTALSLTRMTAGLVYSLARSFESTSVKCHPNLWLHQMFVFTKFQHLCPALGQHLRDLSDQLCSETSTTSECLLEVVSFAFILNDRKYVQFLTSYNNYMVAGFINLMLDYYKKMNQKVQ